One window from the genome of Hydractinia symbiolongicarpus strain clone_291-10 chromosome 1, HSymV2.1, whole genome shotgun sequence encodes:
- the LOC130620229 gene encoding tigger transposable element-derived protein 1-like gives MSHNEEKQLISHKGEKRRSFTFEFKTTVVDHAISTSNREAGRKYGVDEKRVREWRANVEKLKQGAAKRFKLEGGGCKIKNLDLEEDLLEWIHDRRANSLRVSRKLIMRKAKAMHDEKAGEDTVAKNSFQASRGWLEKFMKRNCLSLRRRTTTVQKDPAYLVDRLVQYVVHVRRMSKKYQFNAGSILAMDETAVWADMTAPTTVSQRGEREIMLKSTGHENVRISVCLTAKADGSKFKPFIVFGGAKRECKELNTEFKNKCVVVSSKNAWMNEELTLHYVQTVLGKFSFNRRLLAWDSFECHMMDSVKQELSKGRIENVIILIRLH, from the coding sequence ATGTCGCACAACGAGGAGAAGCAGTTAATATCCCATAAAGgggaaaaaagaagaagctttACCTTTGAATTTAAGACAACAGTTGTTGATCATGCAATTAGTACATCAAATCGCGAAGCAGGAAGAAAGTACGGTGTCGATGAAAAAAGAGTAAGAGAATGGAGAGCTAATGTGGAGAAGTTGAAACAAGGAGCAGCGAAAAGATTCAAACTAGAAGGAGGAGGTTGCAAAATCAAGAATCTTGATTTAGAAGAAGATCTGCTCGAATGGATACATGATAGGAGAGCTAATTCTTTGCGTGTTTCGAGAAAACTGATAATGAGAAAAGCAAAAGCAATGCACGATGAAAAAGCTGGAGAGGACACTGTTGCAAAAAATAGTTTCCAGGCTAGTCGAGGTTGGTTGGAAAAGTTCATGAAACGAAATTGTCTTTCATTACGTCGTAGAACGACAACAGTTCAAAAGGATCCAGCGTATCTTGTGGACAGGTTGGTGCAGTATGTAGTACATGTCCGCCGAATGTCAAAGAAATACCAATTCAACGCCGGTTCGATTCTTGCAATGGACGAGACTGCTGTTTGGGCGGATATGACAGCACCTACAACGGTGTCACAGCGTGGCGAACGAGAAATTATGCTTAAATCGACTGGTCATGAAAATGTCAGAATTTCTGTATGCTTGACAGCAAAGGCAGACGGAagtaaatttaaaccatttattGTTTTTGGTGGTGCAAAACGCGAATGCAAAGAACTAAATACtgaattcaaaaataaatgcGTAGTTGTGTCCTCAAAAAATGCATGGATGAACGAGGAACTCACCTTACACTATGTGCAAACAGTTTTAGGAAAGTTTTCCTTTAATCGACGCTTGTTAGCTTGGGATTCATTTGAATGCCACATGATGGATTCCGTGAAACAAGAATTGTCAAAAGGCAGAATTGAGAATGTCATAATTCTCATAAGGCTGCACTAA